In the Palaeococcus pacificus DY20341 genome, one interval contains:
- a CDS encoding Lrp/AsnC family transcriptional regulator: MRATLDEIDKKILAILQRNSRTPLREISKAVGLAESTIYERIKKLKDNGVIERFTVILNPEALGFTMLSFILIKSKAGMYAQVAKELMKYSEIVEIYETTGNYDMVVKIRTRSSDELNSFLDKIGEIKGVEATHTMVVLKAHKETTELPL, translated from the coding sequence ATGAGGGCCACTCTTGATGAGATTGATAAAAAGATCTTGGCGATCCTTCAGAGAAATAGTCGAACCCCTCTCAGAGAGATATCAAAAGCAGTTGGTTTAGCTGAGTCAACCATCTATGAGAGGATTAAAAAGCTTAAAGACAATGGAGTTATAGAGAGATTCACGGTAATCTTGAATCCAGAGGCGTTGGGCTTTACTATGCTCTCTTTCATTCTAATAAAATCAAAAGCTGGTATGTATGCTCAAGTTGCAAAAGAACTAATGAAGTACTCTGAAATTGTGGAAATTTATGAAACGACTGGAAACTATGACATGGTAGTGAAGATTAGAACGAGGAGCAGCGATGAGCTCAATTCATTTTTGGATAAGATTGGGGAAATTAAAGGAGTTGAAGCAACTCACACGATGGTGGTCTTAAAAGCACATAAAGAGACAACTGAGCTTCCCCTTTAA
- the pfpI gene encoding deglycase PfpI, translating to MKVLFLSADGFEDLELFYPLHRIKEEGHEVFIASNKKDYITGKHGYSVKVDFTFDEVDPDAFDALVLPGGRAPELVRIHEKAVAIAKKMFEDGKPVASICHGPQILISAGVLKGRKGTSVITIKDDLINAGAEYIDSEVVIDGNWVSSRHPGDLYAWMGEFVKLLR from the coding sequence ATGAAGGTGTTGTTTTTAAGTGCGGACGGATTTGAGGATTTAGAGCTGTTCTATCCTCTCCACCGCATAAAAGAGGAAGGGCATGAAGTCTTCATAGCGAGCAACAAAAAGGACTACATAACCGGAAAACATGGCTATTCTGTAAAAGTTGATTTCACTTTCGATGAAGTTGATCCAGACGCTTTTGATGCTCTCGTTTTGCCGGGAGGAAGGGCGCCTGAGCTTGTTAGGATACATGAAAAGGCTGTTGCAATTGCCAAAAAGATGTTTGAGGATGGAAAGCCTGTTGCTTCAATATGTCACGGCCCACAGATTTTGATTTCCGCCGGTGTGCTCAAAGGAAGAAAGGGAACGAGCGTGATAACTATTAAGGACGATCTAATAAACGCTGGAGCGGAGTACATAGATAGTGAAGTCGTTATTGATGGTAATTGGGTTAGCTCAAGACATCCTGGAGATTTGTACGCTTGGATGGGAGAGTTTGTGAAGTTGCTCAGATGA
- a CDS encoding PspC domain-containing protein has product MGKRLYRSKKERMFLGVLGGIAEYLEIDPTIIRIIYILLLIASAGTAILLYFLLAIVMPEEPGEEVTFEKIPGKVEKIIKEVDETIDSVTKKDIEELKNIKIAEKDDTKFFALILILLGFALIASNLNIFMPWFSFKVLSALVLILFGIYLLVRG; this is encoded by the coding sequence ATGGGAAAAAGGCTTTACAGAAGCAAAAAAGAGAGAATGTTTTTGGGAGTGTTGGGGGGAATTGCAGAGTATCTCGAAATAGATCCAACGATTATCAGGATAATTTATATCCTTTTGCTAATTGCAAGCGCTGGAACCGCTATACTGCTATACTTTTTGCTGGCAATAGTTATGCCCGAAGAACCGGGAGAGGAAGTTACTTTCGAAAAAATCCCTGGTAAAGTAGAAAAAATAATCAAAGAAGTTGATGAAACTATAGACAGCGTTACTAAAAAGGACATTGAAGAGCTGAAGAATATTAAAATTGCGGAGAAAGATGATACTAAGTTCTTTGCGCTGATTCTTATACTCCTTGGTTTTGCCCTAATAGCAAGCAACTTGAACATCTTTATGCCTTGGTTCTCGTTTAAGGTCCTCTCAGCTCTGGTGCTCATACTATTTGGCATATACCTGCTGGTGAGGGGATGA
- a CDS encoding DUF4097 family beta strand repeat-containing protein: MRKALGLFLTFIGLLILLKVFYPEVYNYLAPYARYIRASFLGVALILFGLYILSKNRTWRTAIAVIFVLYLALYIAVPEESGEWKWYSVGWSIEGKIEGDMHTFGSFKASTLMIENLAAEMKLMSADGDEIKVISNLPIEVKDEGGVLSIKCTNACERYKNGKLIVEVGRDANLRSIEMANTVGDYNINLENELERLTIENTVGDFEISNLTSDEVYLENTVGRFIISIDDVSTLTVRDGIGDIDIHVPAEYKVSPSVKGSLASLEINANENGTKTLNLVIENVIGKVVVERR; the protein is encoded by the coding sequence ATGAGAAAAGCTTTGGGCCTCTTTCTGACTTTTATAGGTCTTTTGATACTTTTGAAAGTATTTTATCCTGAAGTGTATAACTATTTGGCTCCATACGCTAGATACATAAGGGCATCCTTTTTAGGCGTAGCCTTGATTCTCTTTGGGCTGTATATTCTCTCAAAAAACAGAACTTGGAGAACCGCTATAGCAGTAATTTTCGTGCTTTATCTTGCATTATACATAGCCGTTCCTGAGGAATCTGGGGAATGGAAGTGGTACTCAGTTGGCTGGAGCATTGAAGGAAAAATTGAAGGCGATATGCACACATTTGGGAGCTTTAAAGCATCCACGCTGATGATAGAAAATCTTGCTGCTGAGATGAAGCTGATGAGCGCTGATGGAGACGAGATAAAGGTCATTTCCAATCTTCCAATAGAAGTTAAAGACGAAGGCGGAGTATTAAGCATAAAGTGCACGAATGCATGTGAGAGATATAAAAATGGGAAGCTTATCGTGGAAGTGGGAAGAGATGCGAATTTGAGAAGCATTGAGATGGCAAACACCGTGGGAGATTACAATATAAACCTAGAGAACGAGCTTGAAAGATTGACCATAGAAAACACCGTTGGGGACTTTGAGATTTCCAACTTAACCAGCGATGAAGTTTATCTGGAGAACACCGTTGGCAGGTTCATAATCTCCATTGATGATGTCTCCACACTCACCGTGAGGGATGGGATAGGCGACATCGATATCCACGTTCCCGCGGAGTACAAAGTCTCACCGAGCGTCAAAGGTTCTTTAGCGAGCCTTGAGATAAACGCAAATGAAAACGGGACAAAAACCTTAAATCTGGTCATAGAGAACGTCATAGGCAAAGTGGTGGTGGAGAGGAGATAA
- a CDS encoding triphosphoribosyl-dephospho-CoA synthase yields the protein MERWRIIKAFTLGPLLEVAIPKPGNVSRHRDFEDLTLYHFLFGNVATLDILYEATQVGIMLRRGELEFSEARIGEMIKRAVQNSKASQNANPNFGVITLSIPLVTALTISKHIYHAREVVVRLINQSTVRDTMEFYRAIRIANPKGVKSGVKYDVYDENVFEELFKDRITLKDLAEMSQERELIFGEWLNGYELSYKTFLRLKELTGELDLEDAVVRTFLELLASKKDTLIIRKAGLDEAKLVQEKARAVLDEEMSLEEFDAFLREKGDLRNPGSLADIMAIALSLLILQGYTLKRSKLGINP from the coding sequence ATGGAGCGCTGGAGGATTATTAAGGCCTTTACTTTGGGACCGCTCTTGGAGGTTGCTATTCCAAAACCAGGGAATGTGAGCAGACACAGGGACTTTGAGGACTTAACACTCTACCACTTTCTTTTTGGTAACGTTGCCACGCTTGACATTCTATATGAAGCCACTCAGGTTGGCATAATGCTTAGGCGTGGCGAGCTGGAATTTAGTGAAGCGAGAATAGGGGAGATGATAAAGCGGGCCGTACAGAATTCTAAAGCTTCCCAGAATGCAAATCCAAACTTTGGGGTTATTACGCTCTCAATTCCCCTCGTCACTGCACTGACAATCTCAAAGCACATATATCATGCGAGAGAAGTCGTTGTTAGGTTAATAAACCAATCAACGGTTAGAGATACGATGGAGTTTTACAGGGCCATAAGAATAGCGAATCCAAAAGGCGTCAAGAGCGGTGTTAAGTATGACGTTTACGATGAGAATGTCTTTGAAGAGCTGTTTAAGGACAGGATAACACTAAAAGACCTGGCTGAAATGAGTCAGGAAAGGGAGCTTATATTTGGAGAGTGGCTCAACGGCTATGAGCTGAGCTATAAAACGTTCTTAAGGCTAAAAGAGCTTACCGGAGAGCTTGACCTTGAGGACGCTGTTGTTAGGACATTTTTAGAGCTTTTAGCAAGCAAAAAAGATACGCTAATTATTAGAAAAGCTGGTTTGGATGAGGCAAAGCTTGTTCAGGAAAAAGCAAGGGCAGTTTTGGATGAAGAGATGAGCTTAGAGGAGTTTGACGCATTCTTAAGAGAAAAAGGGGATTTAAGGAACCCCGGCAGCTTGGCCGATATAATGGCTATAGCTTTGAGCCTGCTCATTTTACAGGGGTATACACTTAAAAGGAGTAAACTGGGCATCAATCCTTGA
- a CDS encoding family 4A encapsulin nanocompartment shell protein yields MRGDLIRVLSAVEEKANELKMDGYEPDLVLFGDKAYEFLKEQVTEEFGGEEGITEISGLKVKLLEELGEDAVVIDSKVLGLGLGGAKRLKVIKD; encoded by the coding sequence ATGAGGGGAGATTTAATTAGAGTGCTAAGTGCTGTTGAAGAAAAAGCAAATGAGCTAAAGATGGATGGCTATGAGCCTGACTTAGTACTTTTTGGAGACAAGGCTTACGAATTTTTAAAAGAGCAGGTTACTGAGGAGTTCGGAGGAGAAGAGGGAATAACAGAGATTTCAGGGCTTAAAGTTAAACTCTTAGAAGAGCTTGGAGAGGATGCCGTAGTTATAGACAGCAAAGTCCTCGGCCTCGGATTGGGAGGAGCAAAAAGACTAAAGGTCATCAAGGATTGA